Below is a genomic region from Henckelia pumila isolate YLH828 chromosome 3, ASM3356847v2, whole genome shotgun sequence.
TCAAGAATCAAGAGCTTCGTCTTTGCTTCTTAAAAGAAACACATAATAGAATCTTgtgcaatcatcaatgaatgtaataaaatattttttccacCTCTAGTTTGTACAAACTTTAAATCAAAAACTTCAGTATGAATTAGTTCTAGAGATATTGTACTTCTTTCCATTGTGTGAAAATATACTTAAGTTAATTTAGCTTCAACACATACTTCACATTTGTAATTTGAATCAATCTTAGTCATTGGAATAAGATTTAACTTTTCGAGTTTCCTCAAagtgttgaagttaacatgtcctaatctagtatgtcataaattagaacattcaACCAAATAATTCAAAGTATTAACTTTATTACTTTCAAACTTAGAAGTATATTCATTACATTCATTTTGAACAGTCCATTTTCTATATATAATTTTCCTAGGAACTGTCCATTTTTCATGATTACAACTTTACCGGCTTCAAAAACTATTCTAAATCCGGCTTTAAGAAGCCTAGAACCTGATACAAGATTCTTCCTTATGTCCGGAACATGAATGACATTAATAAGAGTAAGCTCCTTTCCTGAAGTCATCTTTATCACCACTTTGCCTAAGCCAACGATGTTAGAAGTCACATTGTTATCCATATAGAGCAGTCTTTCACTTATAGGAGTATACTTCGAGAATAACTCCTTGTCAGCACACACATGTCGCGTCGCTCCAGTGTCGATAAACCATTCTCTAGGATTATCAACCATGTTAGCCTCGAAGACTACTACTGACAGATCTAACTCAGACAAGTCATCAGGCACTGATATGTTTTGGACAACATTTGTCTGGTACTGATTGTTCTTCTTTGGTAAGCGACAATCCTTGGCTTTGTGGTTTGTCTTGCCACAGTTCCAACAGGTTCCTTTCCACTTTTTGTTCTTTCCTTGCTTCACATTTTTCCggactgctttcttttcttcGTAGCGTTCGGCTCCACCAAGTTTTCCTTTGCTTCCATCGGCATCTTACCAGCTTTGTTCTCCTCTTTGCGATTGTCTTCCTCAATTCGCAGCCTGACGATCAAGTCCTCGAACCCCATTTCTTTGCGTTTatgcttcaaataatttttgaattccTTCCATAAAGGCGACAGCCTTTCAATCAACGCAACAACTTGGATAGACTCACTGATCATCATCACTTCGGCCATTATATCATGGAggatgatttggaattgtttcACTTGGCTGATCACTGTCTTGGTATCAACCATTTTGAACTCGATAAACTTTCCGACTACAAACTTCTTTGTGCCAGCATCCtctgtcttgtacttcttctccaAGGATTCCCAGATTTTCTTAGCAGTATTGGTTGCAAAATATACGTTGTACAGCGTATTATCCAACCCATTCAATATGTAGTTCCGACACAGAAAGTTACTGTGAGACCATGCGTCATAAGCAGACCTTGCCTGTGCATCTGCATTGTCTACCGGTATAGCAGCATCCTCcttcaagtacctcacaagGTGAAGTGTTGTGAGGTAAAACAACATTTTCTGTTGTCATGTCTTGAAAGCAGTACCAGAGAACTTATCTGGTTTCTCGGCATGCGCAAAAGAAGCAGCAGGGGCCATGACAACAGGCGGCATAACAAGGGGTGGCGTAACAGGGGGCGGCGTGACACTGACCGATGGATCAGTAGCCATGGTAAAAGAAAATTTGTCTTAAACTTGTAAGAAAACTTTTCGAATCAGAATCAGTATGCATGCAGCAGCAACAGATAGCGAGCCGAGAGTTTGACTCTCTATCTTTAAGACAAATTTGCCCGCCTAGGTGCTAACGGGATTGATCAAACTGTATCCCAAGATAGAATGCTATTATCAACTTCGATTAGTAGCATAACAAAATCGAAGAACTTTGAACACTTCAAAGTGCTTAAGAAACTTGTATGAGAGTATGCAGATGAAGAAGAGAATGAGAAATGAGCGAGTGAAAATAGATTCAAACGTGAGGTATATATAGGCGCTAGACGGCTGCATCAAGGAGTCGCATCACTTCAGGCGCACTGGTTCAGTCGAAGGGACGCAATGATTCTGGCCGAAGAGATGCACACATTCGGCTGAAGAAACACACTGGTTCGGAATGGACACAACTCTTCAAACATGAAATTTaatctatttattttatttacgaaaacaaaacaaaataaataaattgttatttcatccaaaaattaaatatgtgtCAAAGTCAGCCACGCCCACGCCTGGTCCGTGCCGGACAAACGTACGGCGGCGGCGGCGCGCGTGTGGTCATTTATTCAAACCTAGCATAGTCTAAGTCCGCTCCCCTTAACAAACATGGGTATCCATTGGGACCCCAACCCATTTGCTCAACTTGAGCAATATATAGAGACATCTATTCCGCATTTTACCAATGCGGGACAAAGAACATCAATCTTATTCAACATATACTTTTTTTTTCGTCTCATTACTTTGTCATTTTACGATTTTGGTCATCTATATGTTgtaatattttagttttagtcagTTATGCTTGTTTTTTTtgggcaattttagtccttttttcgaCGTGGTAGTATTGCTGCACGAATGCAGAGCTGATATGTATAGTGTCACGCCAGCATTTTCTacgaaaaaggactaaaattgtcaaaaatcagAATATGCAAGAataaaaactgaaatttgaaatataaatgACCAAAACACAAATTGATAAAATTACTAgaccaaaattgcaatttttcctaaaaagtaataatttttatgagtgATCCAAATAGAAGATCCATCTAACAAAATGGACgaaattttattatatgaaaGAGACACGTTATATCTGGATGGTAGTGAAAATACCTTTCTTCCCATATAATAAAAGAGAATGAAGTCGAAGAGTTCAATTCTTCTTATCAACACATCATCGGACAAGCTTATTGTACAAAACTTGCATGGAAGTTTCACTTTATTGTACACCTCAATAATAAACATCCCACAACATGATTTTTGTGTGTGTACAATATATACTATATAATAAGAACGAAATAGCCAATAGATTAGAAATATCATCGGCCACCGGAGAATTCTCAAATGTAATGGCCATTAGATTTACATGCCACAgtttaaacttaaaattttgaaaaaaacagCTTCAAAACTTTTAGATATATTaattaaagaaaaatgaaatacaAGACACTGCAATTAgactcaaattcaaaacatgaagtatatatatgataatactaattaactatttttaaagttttagtCAATCCATTAATTATTATaaccactacaagaaaaaaggcaaacgacaacggatataatccGTTGTCATATGGGTTCAAAAATCGTTGTACTTTTCTGTGTTGTCGAAAGTATACCCTACAACAACGGTTTATATTCGTTGTCTTTGAAGGCATACAACAACGATTATGCAACAGTTTAAATCTGTTATCTTTTGGAatttacgacaacggttttacaaGAGTTTAAATCCATTGTCTTTTGAgacttacgacaacggttttaaaccgTTATCTTTAAGCGCGTTTTTTAATGACCATGTTTTTTACAACAGTATTATTTGAGCAAAACAATGGTGAAACACCGTTGTCAAGatgtaaaacaaaaaaaaaattaaatttaaaaacactaattttaatattataatcactcgaaattaaaaattttaaaaataaaattaatatataattttcaacattattaatcattcaaaattaaaaataatctaATTATAATTCAATGAACActagaaaataaatttatacatTAATCTTGATAAACTTGGGACACCCTGCGACAATCTCTTTTCCTATAACTCGTTTCTTTTTCAATGTTTTTCGTTTCAACCTGATACATGTAGAAGACAACTGTCAAGCAAAATTTAAGAGATAGtcaaaacattaaaataaaaagtaCTCATTTCCATGAAATCTTAATTCAAATTTGCTTGAACCTCTAGCCTATATATATACATccaaacaaaaaaagaaaaaaaaaaagggatatTCATCAGACCATATATATTATACTTATCATAGATTGGAAAGTACGTATATGTGTAGTAACTTTGTACGTACCTGAATAGAACAATAACTGAAGCCAAGATCATGAAAGAATGTCTCGATAGAAAAGCTTAAACCAATGTAAATAGCGAAGCACAACCAGTAATAGCCAAGATCGCGATGAATATTAATGAAATATCTTCGAGTTAAAACAAGGCATTGAGTGATGAATCTTGCTCGTATTTCCGACGACTCGGTCTTCTCCAATGCTCCACCAGAATTATTCTTCACGGAATGAATGATTTCACGATTAGCACAGCTTAGATTTTGTAAGTGATCCAAGCACACCAATATACGATATAAAATAACAGAGATAGCCAAATACCTATTACAAATTAACGGACGTGCAAGCGTTGAGCCACTGAAGCAATTGCACAAACAAGTGAGTGGCAGAAGTAAGCACCCCTCAAATTTTCTCGTTGGCAGCGCAACCACTATAACAAGATGAAATCAACAAAACACCACATCCACAAGCTCCAGTGTATGACATGAAGGTAAAAGTTAGAAACTAAAACCGTGTCCTAAAATTATCAACTTTGTCACTATTCATTATCTTGAAACCAGAATAGAAGAATTCATTATAAAATATACTCCTTGAAAATAGATACCAAAAGGAAATTCAATAAATTATTAGATATACTCATTCAAGTAGAAAACCATGCAATAGCATGCAAAATAGTTGCATCAATTATTAGCAGAGCAATAAAGTCCAAGGTTGTTCGAAGTAAAAAATACTTTTCACCGGCAGTAATTGTTGATTTGTACAAGTAGTGTATAATTGAGGTCTTATAAATACAATAACAAACATGATGAAAAGGTCATAGATATTTGCCACAAAATTGAGAGAGTATTATTCTTTCTACTTCCCTATTTTCCGGAGTCATGGGCATCCCCTAGAAAGTGCCTAAAAATGTTCAAGATCGGTTCCAACTTAACATAGTGTTCGGCATATTTCTCATCCTTTTAAACAACATATCATCTCTTCAGCTAAAAATGACACAGTTAACTCAAAACATGCCAAAAAATAATCCTTTGAGGCATTTTACAATAACGATGGAACTCCAACTAAGGCCGATAATTTCACATGAATATACCTCCAattctaaaataaaacatgaaatTATAGTGTTATATTGTCAGCATATACCTATATTCAGTTGGCACTCCGATTTCTTAGCCCCTTGAATGAGCAAATCAATTTCCTCCTTCGTCAGTGGCTCCCTAATTATCTCCTCCCGGGACCTCACGTACTTTGGACCAAAACCTTGAAGAAACGGCCCCGGCGACTGCACTGGCTTAACACCCTTCTTATCGGACGGCGACAGCTTAAAGAATCAAACTTTGGAAGCTTCTTCTTGCTGGGCGGAAGTGGCCTCCGGCCCAGCCACGACTTAGCCATTGACTCTGGTCCAAAAGGCGACACCAGTGGTTCCCGCAGATTCACTGGCTTCACCTTGGGCATCTCGGTGTAGCTATACTGATACAAAAACGGCTCCTCCTGCATTTAAAAAGGAGTATTTTAGATCTCAGAACGTTGCTGCTGCGTTCATATTATCCTAGCTAGCTCGCGTAGTTGTGATGGAATGAATTACTTGGGTTGGAAGTACTAGTTAAGCCTGTGTTAGCGAATCCTGATGATGATGCCATTGGTATGGGATGAACGCTACAAAAACAATGGGGGGGACGTCCAAGGCCCCCAGTTGGCCAAAGAATTCATTCCTTTAACCGTTCACTGCACCTAGTCTTGAGGATGACGCcaattagtatatatatatatatatatatatattgcacaTTAATAAATTACCAACAACAAGAATTCATGACTACATTGTAATTGGGATGTAAGTTGGAATCTGCTTCACTCCACACAAAAGGGTGGTCACAGTTCTGCACCAAGAAGTAATATTAACCCAATTTGAAATCTCATCCGAGTTTACAAAACAAAACAGACTCTGTATTTGAACCTCAACAATTACGTACCCTTGCCTCATCTTGAAGCTGGAGCCTACAGCTTCCTGTCTCAAGGTTACGAGTTTGTGTGTCGGTGACATGAGGGGGAGTTATGCCCAAGGTCAAATCCAGATCATAGTCTTCCCCAGCTAGAGAAATCAACGACATcattcaaatcaaattaaacTTCGAAGGAGAATATTAATTTTGTGGCCATGAGGATTACCTCCATTGTCCGCCTCGGAGTTCATGATCTCCCTTTTGTATGTGCTCGGCTCAAAATCGGTGACCGCTTCCCTTCCGTTGCACTTGATAGTAGCCTTGTCATTTCCCTGATCAACATGCAATAAAATTAAGATCaaacaaatttaatttagaCATGAAAAAGTGTAAGTGACGTGCTAGCTCTTGTATTACATTCACCTTACAACTTCTATCTCAATGTCAAACAATCCAAGATAGACATACCTGCAATGAAACATAATataaaaatgatgaaaatattgtACCATGCATCATTAATATAAATATGGGTGATATCAGTACTTCTTGTGATGCCATCTTACTTCTTGCCAGGAAACTGCCCCATCCGTGCTTCCCACCGTCCACATTTGTGCAATGTAACTCCCCTATACCTTGAACTCCCTCTGGAGAAACCCGTGCTCTGGCGTCGAAGTATGTGCACAAATTCTTCCTTGGTTAAATTCTTCATCTATATATGGATCAGAGAAAGTGAAAAGTcccaatataatatatatgagcTAGCTAGAGTCAGTCAGTTGAAATGATCACATGTATCCTCAAACAACCTGATCAAGATATTCTTCATAATCCCAATATGTTAGCTCCACTAGTTATCAATCTTAATCGATCAAAATTAATGTTAGTTCCACTAGTTACCGCCACAACATTTGCTCCCTTAATTCCGTAGTACTTGCAGTAAGCTTCGGCCCCAGCTAAAGAAAGAGCACCGGCCGGTTCTAAAATACTCCTTTTCTCCTCAAACATGTCCTGTCAAAAGGCAAAATCAAATACGAGACAGATACATAACATCTAAAGGACATCAATCTCAAAACACTCCATGATTTTTGGCTGGAAGAAACCCGGATAACAAGAGAATACAAGAACAACGATGGCACAAACCATTTCACATACAGATTGTCCCAACAAATAAACACAACTCCACACTCTATTGTGCAGACTAGCGCAAACTTAGAACATGAATATGTAATAACATAAGCAGTGTCTGAGATTGCATCAAGAAGAATTAAAAAGATGAATCCAAACAGTTAAAATGAAAGCTAACCTTTATTGATGCACAAATCGCATCCCGGCGAACAAGAACTACCCAATCTATCAGTTCCCTACAAAGATTGAACGTCTCTTTGCCTACCTCTTTGACTGCTACACCACACCCACAAGCTCCAGATCCACCAGATCAGCCATAGAAGAGAAAATAGCAAATCGCACAAAGATCTTCCTTCGCATATGAAGAACAACGCGAGCAAAAAAACCAGAGCTAAATGATTCGAAATCCAGTAACAAAATGATGCAAAATCATCTTCGGATTCAAAAACACAACCCCCACAGTGAAATAGATAGAAAGATCCCAAAACCAAGACAACTCACTCCCAATCGGCCATTCAAAGAGAATGGAGAACTAGGGTTATCTCTAAAAAAACGTGAAGACTCCGGCAATCATGAGAAGCTGGAATCTCTATTTTCCGGACACAAAAGCCGAAATCCGGAGTACCaaacaaagaagaaaaagaatgaGAGAGTACGACCTGTTCCCAGCAGCAACACGAGAAATGTGGGCTAGCAGGAGGTCGGACGACCTGTTCCCGGCGTTCGATCGGCGAATAGGGCGACGAGATGAGCTGGGTCGAAGGGCGACGGGTTGGGCTAGGACTTGGTTTCCTTCTCTTTCtatttttcattcttttttagcgttatattatattatatgtatatatatatatgtctgttttaaaaaaaaaaaaagcaaagacaacggtttaagAAAAGTGTTGTCTTAAACTACataaaacaaaagaaaacaacaatggttaattaaaaccgttgtcgtagaccaTAAAAACCTCCTCATAGACAACGATTTTAAAATTAGCAtatttaaaaaccgttgtcgtttttcaataaaaaaagggccaacaacaacggttttcgTAAAAATCGTTGTTAAAGgtcaaaagacaacagtttgtgTATTAAACCATTGTCtttttagtgtggttaattagcatatttgttgtagtgaacAATGGTACAATAAAATTGTATAACTAATGTTATCGTTTCGTCGATGACTTATATTTCATCTAACATCGTTTTTAACATAATCTCGAATTCGAAATACATTCCGGTTCATTTAggataaaaaaaaacagaatcTATTTCGAGGATGTTGTTGTCTTTCCACAACTGAGATATTCAGAATTGACCCCGTCAACGGATACAACAGTCAACAGGTGGAAATAAAGggaaattatataatatttcaaataaagtaATGAAACTAACAAAATATATTcaaggaaaaagaagaagatgatgaaacAGAGTAGATAAAGGAAGATATATGGTTTATATATGACTGGTAACAGCCTCCATCCCGATACCTCCGCACGCTGGCTGCGCCGCCCACCGTCCGGCAGCGGTATCTAGCAACTGATCAGCCACCATTTTGTGCATGTTCTAGTGCTCTACACATTATTTTGGCCTAGCTACTTTCCTCCAAACTGTATCATATGATTCATTTATCTCCCCTGCAAGGATTTTTATTCTGATTTAAGCCACTTAATTCCGTCGATCGACCAAATCAAGGTTCGCGGTTTGATGATCAGTAAAGGGTTCTGCACTTCTGTGTTAATGATCACTATTTTGTGATCTTTCTTTTGCTTAAGCCTTAAGCAGAGGAACAAAAAAGAAAATGACGTGTTTTTTTTCCCCTTTATTTGATTATGTCGTTCTTGCAAGAAagatttgatttttagattacATTTGGTCTGTGAATATCTGGATTACGTCGAAAAGTGGAGCTTTGATTTCTGATATTCATGATCTCAACAAAAAGATTGGGGATTGGATTACAATAATATTATTAGCAAGAGTACTATATATATGCCGGCTGGCCTGgctaatatatgtataaacacaAAGTAACAAACAAAAATGCAGAAAGGGGGAAGCCCAGAGTATTTGAATCATCTTCATGAAgatccgccgccgccgccgccgcggCAGATACCGGGTTTTCAAAGTGCCGAAAACCAGCAACAGCCGCCGCCGTCCCAGAAGTGTCCGCGGTGTGATTCTTCCAACACCAAGTTCTGTTATTACAACAACTACAGCCTCTCTCAGCCGCGGTACTTTTGCAAAGCTTGTAGGAGGTATTGGACTCATGGCGGTACCCTGAGAAACGTTCCGGTCGGAGGCGGTTGCCGTAAAAGCAAACGCCCCAAAGCttcgtcttcttcttcttcatcttcacCAAACAGAGAGATGGCTAGATCAGGAATTCAATCTTTATCACCCCCACGCCCGTCTTCGAATTTGATCACTACTGGTATGATTTCGAGTCATTCATTGATGCGTACTTCGCCTCCTGTTAATATTCAACCATTCGGGAATATCTCATTCTACACTACTAGTACTGGTGGCGCGGTTCTGCCAGCTTCTTTGGCCGCCATGCAAACTTTACCCATCGGAGTCAATCAAGCGATGGCTCCGTTGAGCTTCGGCGGCGGCAGCGGCGGCGGGAATATGGCACTTATACATGGAATGAATCTCCAGTCTATGAAACATGCGGCTCCACAACAAATACAAGCTCCAAACCTACTTTTCCCATCACAGCAAAGCCTCATCATGCAGAGCAGGCCCATGAGTTCTTGGACTCAAGCCTCTATCAACCGAGGTTTCGCCGCCCCTTCCGCGACAAGCTCCGGTTTCTGGAGCGGCGGCCCCGCTGGCGGAAACCCCGCCAACGGTCGAGATCAAGCCGGTTCTTCGTCGTATCCAAATCAATGGTCTGATAGCCACATGCATCATCCTGCAGCTTATGACCCTTCTAATCAATGAACCGATTTTCTTTCGTTTTATTAACTTTTTATTGCTAAatatatagaaaaaaaattgtgttgcAAATACGTACATGACATTGTGTTGTATCCTctttataaaaaaattggttCTAATTAGTTCATACAACTTTTGATCAAAAGTCATTAGATTTTAATGGCACTTTTTGCTTTTGTTCGTGGATCAGTTCATATTAGACATGGTTAAATTTCTGCAACGTTGGTAATGAACAGATGCAGAGGGGGGAAATTGTACGGTTTGGTTCGagtgataaaataaataaataaaaaatatagttaatatattatttgatttgattgatagattatagtttatttgatctgattgattaaattttatataaaaatgataaattatcattttgtccttttaagaataaataaaatatgaatatatatatatatatattaatattatttataagagtaatatagtaatttaaattcaatgatttgattgatgtgaaataaataattaatgatttgattgatgttaaattaataattaatagatatatggataaataatatgacgaaaaaaAACGAAATTAGataagataagttatacataaattaataatactTCGTACCAAACAATACTAATTTGCTTTAATTTGTATAGATATAGATAGCTTTAATTTGCGGGTGAAGTAGGGCTCGTAGACTTTACATTAAGTCTTGCGAAAGAAATAATGGAGGAGGATAATATTGAATGCGTGCGTGGGTTGATGAGCTAAATGCATGCATTTGAAAACTTCCCAGCTCACGTTGATTTACTGGTCTACACTATACTAAAATTAGACTGAAAATTATAAGCTATATTTTACGTACATAATACTATCTTGTAGAATATGTGCATAATATTGgacaatattttgttttaattttcttTAATTCCCTTTCTTATATTATGTTGAACACTCCACGACATGTATTTTATGTAGTGTATTTTTATATTCTCGAAGAAAAAAATGTAGTGtgtttttattgattaatttcaTAACTTTGGTCTATATATACTATTATGTATTTACACATACATAATGAATATAGAGTACGTAATCTTGGATCCA
It encodes:
- the LOC140890310 gene encoding uncharacterized protein, with the translated sequence MLFYLTTLHLVRYLKEDAAIPVDNADAQARSAYDAWSHSNFLCRNYILNGLDNTLYNVYFATNTAKKIWESLEKKYKTEDAGTKKFVVGKFIEFKMVDTKTVISQVKQFQIILHDIMAEVMMISESIQVVALIERLSPLWKEFKNYLKHKRKEMGFEDLIVRLRIEEDNRKEENKAGKMPMEAKENLVEPNATKKRKQSGKM
- the LOC140892377 gene encoding uncharacterized protein; its protein translation is MQKGGSPEYLNHLHEDPPPPPPRQIPGFQSAENQQQPPPSQKCPRCDSSNTKFCYYNNYSLSQPRYFCKACRRYWTHGGTLRNVPVGGGCRKSKRPKASSSSSSSSPNREMARSGIQSLSPPRPSSNLITTGMISSHSLMRTSPPVNIQPFGNISFYTTSTGGAVLPASLAAMQTLPIGVNQAMAPLSFGGGSGGGNMALIHGMNLQSMKHAAPQQIQAPNLLFPSQQSLIMQSRPMSSWTQASINRGFAAPSATSSGFWSGGPAGGNPANGRDQAGSSSYPNQWSDSHMHHPAAYDPSNQ